The Thermococcus sp. nucleotide sequence AATAACAAAAGTTTTTAGAATATTCGATGGTATATTTGCCAAGTTTTATGATGGTGTTTGGATTCCACAGTTTTATAATTGCCCTGCACATTACAGGCAAATATTTTATGACCCCTATGGAGATCTGTACACTTGTATGAGTGCTTTGAGAATGAAAGAGCTTAGTATTGGTAAATATTATCCAACCTTTGAACTAAATGAGAACTTTCACTTATACAGAAAAAGGAATATCTTTAGCATCGAAAAATGCAAAAATTGCGAGCTTGCATTGATCTGTGGGGGAGGATGCAGTTATAATGCATTTCTAAAAACAGGAGATTTAACTAATCCAGATTGTTATAGTATGGAAATATTAAAAGAAAAATTTTTTAGATTATTTAAACATCCCGAAGTTGCTAAATATTATTTTAGATCTCTAACAGATGATGCTCGGTGACGTGAATGTTCGTTCGCACGCTCTCTGCAGGAGGCTCAATCGAAGAAATCGGTGGCAAAGCACACCGCCTCTCGCTTCTAACGAGGTACTTCAACGTTCCCGAAGGCTTCGTGGTCACCACGAAGGCCTATGAGCTCTGGAAAGAAACAGGAAGCTTGTCGAAGGACCTCATCGATGAGATTAAGGAGTATTTCCACTCCCCGTACGTCCTTGAGGGCAAGTTTCCCGTCGTTGTGAGAAGCTCGGCAACGGTTGAGGACAGTCCTGGGGCGAGTTTTGCCGGTGTTTTTGAAAGCGTAACGGGAGTTAGCTCTTTCGATGAATTAATCCGAGCAATTGAGCGAATTTTTAAGAGCGCAGAGTCAAGGCGCGTGAAGGAGTACATGAAGCGCCTCGGGATTAAGGATGAGGTAAAGATGGCGGTCATAGTACAGAGGCAGGTAAACCCAAAGCTCTCCGGAGTGCTCTTTACCCGCTCTCCAAACGAGCCTGATAGGGCATTAGTCGAGCTTGTGGAAGGTTCTCCCGAGGAGCTTGTCGGAGGAAGGGAGAGCGGCAAGCGTATCCTTCTCCCACGCGACTCCACCAAGGTCAAAGACCCCCTAATGAGGGAGCTGATCGAAACTGGTCTCGAAGTTGAAGAGCTCTTCCGCAAACCTCAGGATATCGAGTGGGCCTACGACGGAACTCTATGGCTCCTCCAGTCGAGGGAGGTAACGGTCTTTGCCTCAAAGCCGGAGAAAACAAAGGTTCCCGGGGGATGGTACAGGCTTAGAGGAATTCCGGCGAGTCCGGGAAGGGTAAAGGGGAAGGCCCATTTCGTTCTCGACGACCAGCCACCTGAAGAAGCCGAGAGGGTTTTCCCAAGGGGAGGAGTACTCGTCACCTATGTGCTCCACGCTGAATACTACAGCCTCTTTATGAAAGCCTTGGCCATAGTTACGAAGGTCGAGAGCGTTCTCTCCCATCCGGCGATAATAGCAAGGGAGCTCGGAATCCCGTGCGTTACCGGTGTGGACGTGGAAGCTATTCGGGAAGGCGACGAGATCATCGTGGACGGTGATGAGGGGGCTGTTTACATTAAAAATCCGAGAAAAAGATTCAGAAAACTTGACCTCTGGGAGGCGAGCTGGAAGGAGGATGAACTCACAAAGGAACTGGGGGAGGAGTACCAAAAGGCACTTCAGGAACTAGATGCTGAAAAACTTGTAAAGAACGATACTTCGGGCCTTTGAGCTCGTTAGAAGGCTCTATCCAGTTGATAAGGAGAGGACCTTTAACGTCTACCACTTCATAAACACACTGATGGAAGAAGAAACCCCGAGAATTCTCGCCGAGAAGTTCAGCGTAGCTGAAGTCTTCGCCCGCGCCGATAGAGGTGAAAGACCAAAGGACGAGACTGAGGAAAAGTTTTTCAGAATCTATGAAGTCCTCAAGCGGTTCATCAACTACACCGATGAGCGGGTTAGGGATATACCGGCGTTGCTCTTTGGCTTAGAGAAAACCGTTTAAGCTTTCCCCCTCTTCTTCTTCCGGTGGTTTGATGAAAATTGGAATCATTGGCACGGGGGTAGCTGGTCTCACCTCGGCGATAGCATTGGCAAAGAAGGGCTTTGAAGTTACACTCATCGGTCCCGGAATCAAGAAGAGCAACTCCCACCTGGCTCAGGCGGGAATAGCCTTTCCCGTTCTGAGGGGGGATTCCCTAGAAGCCCACGTCTTCGACACAATCCGAGCCGGGAAGTACCTCAACGACGAGGAGGTTGTGTGGAGCGTAATTTCGAAGGCGAGTGAAGCCTATGATTTCCTTCTCTCGCTCGGCCTGAAGTTTGAGGCTAGCGAGACTGAAGGTGGCCACTCGTTCCATAGGGTCTTCACAATAAAGAACGAGACCGGGAAGCACGTCACCAAGCTTCTCTATCTCCGCGCCAAGGAACTCGGAGTTCAGTTCGTCAAAGGAACGGCCGAGGAGCTGGCGATAAAGAGGGAAAAGGCTTACGGTGTCTTCCTCAACGGCGAGTTCCTGCCCTTTGATGCAACGGTGATAGCTTCCGGCGGTTTCTCTGGCCTCTTCAAGTTCACGGCTGGATCCCCAACGAACATCGGCCTCCTCATAGGGGACGCCATATTGAAAGGCGCCCCCGCTCGCGATTTGGAGTTTGTCCAGTTCCATCCAACCGGCTACATTGGAAAAAGGGGCGTCTTCCTGATAAGCGAAGCCGTCCGCGGTGCGGGGGCGAGGCTTGTGACCGAGGACGGTGAGCGTTTCGTGAATGAGCTCTCAACGAGGGACATCGTTGCGAGGGCGATATACAGGAAGATGCGGGAGGGGAAGAGGGTCTACTTGGACGCCACGGGGGTAGGGGACTTCAAGAAAAGCTTCCCCCAGATATACACTTTCCTGGTCAAGGACGGCACGGATCCGTTAAAGGATGCCATTCCTGTTTCCCCGATAGCCCACTACACGATGGGAGGGACAGCGGTCGACCCCTGGTACCGGACCGCCATCAGAAACCTCTATGCAGTAGGTGAGGCCGCCTCCAGCGGCTTCCATGGTGCAAACCGGCTGGCCAGCAACTCCCTCCTTGAGTGCCTCGTTTCCGGCCTTGAGGTTGCGAGGACAATAGTGAGGGACGGGCCGAGGTGCAGAGGAGTTAAGGGGCCGGGCTATCACGGCTACGAGGCCGGAGACGTTGACTCACTGAGGGAACTCCTCTGGGAGAAAGCCGGAATCGTCAGGAGCGCGAAGACCCTCAGGGAGGGCCTCAGGGAGCTTGAGGGTATAGAGGCAGACCCTAGGTTAAAGCTGCTCGCCAGGGGAGTCCTTGAGTGTGCATTGGTCCGGGAGGAGAGCAGGGGGGCACACTACCGTGAGGACTTCCCGGTTATGAGGAAGACCTTCGAGAGGCCGAGTTTCTTTGACGGGAGCTGTCATCTCTAACCAAAGGTGTCCAAAAACCCTTTTAATTCCCTTCCCTTATCCCCTCTGCGGGTGAGAAAATGAAGATGAAACGGCTTGTTGAGGAAATCCTCAGACTCAAAGAGGAGCGGAACGCTATAATAATGGCCCACAACTACCAGCTCCCTGAAGTTCAGGACATAGCGGATTTTCTGGGTGACAGCCTTGAGCTGGCGAGAAAGGCCGTGAAGACGGACGCCGATGTCATAGTCTTTGCGGGAGTTGACTTCATGGCCGAGACCGCGAAAATCCTCAACCCTGAAAAGACCGTTCTGCTCCCGAGCAGAAGGGCAACCTGCGCGATGGCCAACATGCTGAAGGTCGAGCACATTCTGGAGGCGAAGAGGAAGTACCCAGACGCGCCGGTGGTTCTCTACGTGAACACCACAGCCGAGACGAAGGCCTATGCCGACGTAACGGTTACCTCTGCCAACGCCGTCAAAATCGTTGAAAAGCTCGATTCCGACGTGGTCATCTTCGGCCCGGATAAGAACCTAGCGAGCTATGTTGCCAGACAGACCGGTAAGAAGGTCATCCCCGTGCCGGAGTACGGCCACTGCTACGTCCACAGGAAGTTCACCGTCGAGGACGTCGAACGTGCCAGGAAGCTCTACCCCAACGCTAGGCTGATGGTTCACCCGGAATGCGCACCGGGGGTGCAGGAAAGGGCAGACATCATAGTCTCCACCGGTGGAATGATAAAACGTGCGCCAGAGCACGATGAGTGGGTCGTCTTCACGGAGAGGGAGATGGTCTACCGCCTTCAGACGCTTCACCCTGAGATAAAGTTCCACCCCGCGAAGGATGACGCGACGTGTATCGGTATGAAGGCGATAACCCTCCACCACGTCTACGAGTCTCTCCGTGACATGAAGTACTCCGTTGAGGTTCCAACCGAGATAGCGGAGAGGGCCAGAAAAGCGATAGAGAGGATGCTGGAGCTCAGCTGAGTTCCCCTTTTGTTCCCCGTAAGCCCTCCTCCTTACTTCTTCGGTACGCTCATGCTCCTCACAGTGTAGTGTTCAAGTGTTGCCCCCCTCTCAACGAACTCGTGGGGCCATATCTTGACGTTGTACATCCTGACGTTGTCGCTCACCACCGCGTTGTCCCCTATGACGGAGTTTACCATCCTGACGTTGTCGCCGATCTCGACGTGCCTGCCCACTATTGAGTTCATCACCCGGACGTTGCTGCCCATCTTCACCCTGTCCATGACGACCGAGTGGAGGATCTCTGAATTCATTCCGATGATGGAGTAATTGTCCACCACGGCATCTTCGAGGGCGGTACCGCTCCCTATGGAGATGTGCCTCCCTAGGAGAACCCTCCCTTCCACTAGGAGTTCTCCCCGCTTTATCATGTCCCGCACCCGGCGGCGGAGTCCCTCGGACATCTTGGACCTGCCCTGCATATGAACGTCCTTGGTTACTTCGGAGGCATCCATGTCTTCGGATGAGAGGTTGCGGAGGAGATACATTGCCGCGTTTAGATAGCGCTCCGGAGTCCCGACGTCGAACCAGTAGCCCTCCATAGGGTAACCGTAGACATCATACCCGTGTTCTATCAGGGCGGGGATGATGTCACCCCCAAAGTCGAGTTTCTTCCCATTCACCATCTCCTTTGCCCAGGCTTCATTGAGGAACTCCCAGAAGTTCTCTGAGAGCAGATAGATGCCAGTGTTGGCGAGATTGCTTGGGGCGTCCTCCGGTGAGGGCTTCTCGATGAAGTACTCTATCCTGTAGTCCCCATTAACCTTTGCAACGCCGAATCCAGCAACGTCGTCGACGGGCTGGAGGGCTATGGTCATAAAGGCTTTCTTTTTCTGATGCCATTTGAACATCTTCTTCAAGTCCATCCGGTAGATGTTGTCGCCCTGGATCACCACCACGGGTTCTTTTATACCGTAGTAGTGCATCGTGTACCAGACGGCATCGCCGTTGGTCGTGCTCTCGTAACGCGGCATATAACGGATCCTCACCTCCTTTTCAAGCCCGTACTTCTTTCTGAGCCAGTACCCCTCACGGAAGTAGTCGAAGAGTGAGGTGTAGTTTACGTATCCCTTCACCCCAAGGTAGGCCTCCTCGATACCGTCGCGCGCGAGATTTAGAATGGAGTGCTCCAAGATGGGCTTGTTCAAAAGCCTCACGAGCCCCTTTGAGGTTTCGATGGTGAGCGGCCGCAACCGCGTTGCCTCGCCCCCTATTGGAATGACGGCTTTCTTTATCATAATGTTCCCCACTTAAATTCGCTCATAAGAATAAAAGGCATTCTTTCACGGGGAGTGGTGCAGGATATAGAAATAGAGATAAAGGACCGTTACCAGTTCAGGATGGAGGTGGGTTCATGGTTTCACTTGACTATCTCCTGGGATTCCTACGTGAGGATGCCCCCTTCGGCGACGTCACGAGCGAGGCGGTGGTTCCGGAGGGAACCAAGGCTATGGCGATGATCATAGCCAAGCAGGAGGGGATTATAGCGGGCGTTGAGGAGGCCAAAGCCCTGTTCGAACACTTCGGGGTTGAAGTTGGGGTCAAAAAGCACGATGGAGAGAGGGTGAAGGGAGGGGACGTCATCCTGGAGCTGTCTGGCGACGCGCTCTCCATACTCCTTGTCGAGAGAACCGCCCTGAACGTAATGGGCAGGATGAGCGGAATCGCGACGGAGGTCAGAAGGCTGGTCGATAAGGTTAAGGCTGTGAATCCTAGGGTCCGTGTTGCAGGAACTAGGAAAACCCTCCTCAAGCCGTTGGATAAGAAGGCGATACTCATAGGCGGCGGCGAGCCACACCGCTTCTCGCTGAGCGACGCGATACTCATAAAGGACAACCACCTTGCTCTGGTTTCGCTGGAGGAAGCGATAAGGCGCGCTAAGGCCTTCAGCGTTTACAAGATCGTTGAGGTTGAGGTTGAGATCCTTGAGGATGCCCTTAGAGCGGCAAGGGCCGGCGCGGACGTGGTTATGCTCGACAACATGACGCCCGGGGAAATCACCGAGACGATAGAGGCTTTAAAGCGCGAGGATCTGCGTGATGGGGTGAAGATCGAGGTTTCGGGGGGAATAACTCCGGAGAACATCGAGGAGTACGCGGCCCTGGATGTGGACGTCATAAGCCTCGGCTACCTCACGCACTCAGTCAAGAACTTCGATGTTAGCCTTGAGATGATTGAAAAGCTTTGAAAGAAGGTTTTTCACCTTTCTCTCAATTCCTTTGATATCTTTTTGATCTTTCTAAATCCCTTCCTTGATAAGGTTTATATTCAAGTTTTTCCTTGAATTTATTGCAAGCCAAAACTTGAAAAGGTGGTCGAAATGGGAAAGCTTGACGTTATCGAGAGTAAGGGGACTGAGAGGCTCAAGAGGGGCTTCGCAAAGATGGTCAAGGGCGGCGTCATAATGGACGTCACCAACGCCGATCAGGCCCATGTGGCGGAGGAAGCCGGAGCCGTCTCAGTTATGGCCCTTCACCGTGTTCCGGCCGACATCAGAAAAACCGGTGGCGTTGCAAGAATGGCCCCGATAGAGAAGATCCAGGAGATAATGGACGCCGTGACGATTCCAGTCATGGCAAAGGTTAGAATTGGCCACGTCGCCGAGGCGAGAATTCTTGAGGCTTTGGGAGTTGATATGATCGACGAGAGTGAAGTCCTAACGCCCTCAGATCCCTTCTTCCACATAGACAAGAGGGACTTCTCTGTTCCATTCGTCTGCGGCAACAGGAACCTTGGAGAGGCAGTGAGGAGAATATGGGAAGGGGCCGCGATGATGAGGACGAAGGGCGAAGCCGGAACCGGAAACATCGTCGAGGCCGTGAGGCACGTTCGTCTTCTGAGAGACAACATAGCACTAATCCAGCGCATGACCGACGAGCAGGTCTACAACGTAGCCGAAAAGTTCGCTGAGCCCTACCTCAGGCTGGCCTTTGAGGTCAGGGAAATCAGCGGTCTACCAAGGCAAGTACTTGAGAATGAGCCGATTTACGGCCACCACACCTACCGTGAGATAGTTGATGGCCTCTACAGGGTCCTCCTGGAGATAAAGAAGCTCGGCCGCCTTCCGGTCGTCAACTTCGCCGCCGGAGGAGTTGCCACTCCGGCAGATGCAGCTTTGATGATGCAGATGGGAATGGACGGCGTCTTCGTGGGTTCGGGAATCTTCAAGAGCTCCAACCCGGAGAAGATGGCGAGGGCGATAGTTGAAGCGGTAAACCACTGGGACGAGCCGGACGTTCTCGTTGAGATAAGCAAGGAAATAGGAGAGCCTATGAAGGGTCAGGACATCGAAGAACTGGAAGTTCGCCTCGAGGAGAGGGGTGTCTGATCTCTTTTTATTTATTTGTGGGGTGGTGAGAATGGTCAGGGTGGGTGTTATAGGCCTTCAGGGTGATGTGGGCGAACACATCGAGGCGACAAGGAATGCCCTGAAAAACCTCGGCGTTACCGGGGAGGTGGTCTGGCTCAGGAAGCCGGGGCAGCTCGAAAACATTTCGGCAATCATAATCCCCGGCGGTGAGAGCACGACAATCTCAAGGCTCATGCTGAAGAACGGCCTCCTTGAGCCTATGAGGAAGCTCGGTGAGGAAGGTCTGCCGATAATGGGAACCTGCGCCGGTTTGATAATGCTCTCGAAGAAGATAATCGGTGCCACTCCGGAGCAGAGGTTCCTCGAGCTTCTCGACGTTCGCGTTAACAGAAACGCCTACGGCAGGCAGGTGGACAGCTTCGAGGCTCCAATAAAGCTCGCCTTCAGCGACGAGCCGTTCCCAGGGGTTTTCATTCGCGCGCCCCGCATAGTCGAACTCCTGAACGATAAAGTCCGGCCGATAGCGTGGCTCGGCAATAGGGTTGTTGGCGTCGAGGGGGACAACATCATCGGCCTTGAGTTCCACCCGGAGCTGACCTCCGATACCAGAGTCCATGAATACTTCCTGGAGAAGGCCCTCTGACTTGAACATTTTTTCATAAATTTCTTCCGGAAATCTTTTTATTCTTGCCGTGTATATGTTTATCGGTGGTAGCGTGAGCGAGCCCAAGACTGTCGTGTGTCCCTACTGCGGTTTTGGCTGCAGACTTCTCGTTGATCCCAAGACGATGAGAGTCAAACCGTACCAAGGTGAACCCAACAGGGGCAAGCTCTGCCCCAAGGGTCTCCACGCAACGGAGTTCGTTCTTTCCAGGGACAGGCTCGGGCGCCCCCTGAAGCGTGAAGGCTCTAAGATAAGACCAATAAGCTGGGGGCAGGCCATCGAGGAGATAGCGGGCAAGCTCCTCGAAATCCGCGAGCTGTACGGTCCAGACGCTGTGGCTTTCATAGCCTCATCGAAGGTGAGCAACGAGGAAAACTACCTCCTCCAGAAGATAGCGAGGCTCTTCGGCACGAACAACATAGACAACTGCGCCCGTCTCTGCCACGAGGCGAGCGTTCACGCCCTCAAGATGACCGTTGGAGCGGGGGCGCAGACCAGCCCCTACAAAGACTTGGAGAGGTTCGGGGTCATACTCCTCTGGGGCTACAACCCGGCCGAGACACACCCGGTTGTCATGGACTACATCCTGAAGGCCAGGAGGAAAGGTGCTAAAATAATCGTCGTCGACGTCAGGGAAACCAGAACGATGGCCTTCGCGGATTATAAGCTGATCATCCGTCCGGGGACCGACATAGCCCTCGCAAACGCGGTTATGAACGTCATAATCCGGGAGGAGCTCTACGATGAGGAGTTCATAAAGACCAGAACCGCCGGCTTCTCCGAGGTAAGGATGGCGGTAATGAAGTACACTCCGGAGTACGCGGAGAAGGTAACGGGAATTCCGGCTGAAACTATCAGAGAAGTTGCGAGAACCTTTGCCTTGGCCGGAAGCGGCGCGATAATGTGGGGTATGGGTTTGACACAGCACGTTTCAGGCGTTGAGAACGTCATTGCCGTTATAGACATAGCACTCCTCCTGGGCTATATCGGGGAAAAAGGTGGTCTATACCCCATGCGCGGTCAGAACAACGTCCAGGGAGCGGCATACATGGGTGCGCTGAGCGAGTTCCTGCCGGGTTACGTCCCGCTGACCGACGAGCGCTTTAGAAAGCGTGTGGCAAAGATATGGGGTGTGGAAGACCTCCCGACGGAGCGCGGGCTCTACCTCACGGAGCTCTGGGATGCGATAAAGAGCAACGATATTAAAGCGCTCTACATAGTCGGGGAAAACCCTGCGGTCAGTGAGGCGGACTTCCTCAGGGTGAGAGACGCCCTCAGAGAGCTCGACCTCCTCGTTGTTCAGGACGTTTTCATGAGCAGGACTGCCCGCTACGCCCACTACGTTCTTCCTGCGAGTGCCTTCTGCGAGAAGTCCGGAAGCTACATGAACAGCGAAAGAAGGATTCAGTGGAGCCATAAGATCTGCGAGCCGATGGGTGATTCCAAGCCCGACTGGGAGATACTTACCATGCTCGGCAGGGCCCTGGGTTTGCCCGGGTTCAACTATTCGAGCGTTGAAGAGATAACGGGGGAATACTTCCGCCTCTTCCCCTCGCTGGAGGAAAGGAGCGTTGAGGAACTGAAGAACCCAGAGGGGATATTCCTTCCGAAGAAGAGGCTCCACACTTGGGAGTTCTCAACGCCAGATGGAAAGGCCAGGTTCATCGCTGTGGAGCAGGTGCAGCCCTGGGAGAGGCCGGACTACGAGTACCCCTTCATACTTACGACAATCAGGCTGATAAGCCACTACAACACAGGTGAAATGACCCTCAGGAGCCCATCTCTCGTCAGGCTGATGGGAGAGCCCAGGGCGCTGATAAACAGAAGCGACGCGGAGAGGCTTGGAATCCACGACGGCGACTGGGTTGAGATCGAGACTAGGCGCGGGAAAATTAGAATGAGGGCCAAGCTCGGCGGTATTCCCTCCGGAGTGGTTGCGGTTCCCTTCCACTTCAAGGCGAACAAAATAACGAGCCCTGCCCTGAACAAAGCCGGAACGCCGGAGCTCAAGTTCTCCGCGTGCAGGGTGAGGAAGCTCAGAAGCGGAAAGCCCACTCCGGATACTCCCCGGTAAGGCATGCCAGGCAGAGGTCCCTCCTCCCGACGGCCTTTTTCAGCCCATCTACGCTGAGGTAAGCCAGGCTGTCGGCGCCTATTGCCTTCTCCACCTTCCCGACGCTCCCAAAGGCCGCTATGAGCTCGTGCCTGGTAGGAATGTCCACCCCCATGTAGCACGGGTACCTTATCGGTGGGGATGCTATTCTCACGTGCACCTTCCTCGCGCCGGCCCTTCTAAGCATTGCCACGATGCGCTTCATGGTCGTTCCCCTGACGATTGAGTCATCAACAAGAACGACGCTCTTGCCCTCTATTACCTCCCTCACCGGCGAGAGCTTGAGCTTAACCTTCAGCTCGCGGTAGAACTGGCCTGGGATTATGAATGTCCTTCCTATGTAGCGGTTCTTTATCAAACCTTCCGAGTAGGGAATCCCGCTGACCCTGGAGAAACCCAAGGCGGAAGCCCTTCCAGAGTCTGGCACGGCTATGACGACGTCTCCATTGGCGGGGCTTTCCCTTGCCAGTTCTTCTCCCATCCTGACCCTTGCAGTATAGACGTTTACACCGTCTATCGTGCTGTCCGGGCGGGCGAAGTATATGTACTCAAAGACGCAGCCGCGGTGCTCTCCCGTTGCCACGACCCTGCTTTCGATTTCATCCTCCGAGAGGAGGAAGACCTCCCCGGGCTTCACGTTCCTCACGTCGTCAACGAAGAGCCTCAGTGCGGAATCCTCCGAGGCGAAATAGTGGCCGTTTCTACTCCCGTAGCTTAATGGCCTGAAGCCGACCGGGTCCCTCGCAACAAGTATCTTCCCGTCGAACAGGAAGGCAACCGAATAGGCCCCCTTAACTTCCCCAAAGAGGGCTTTCATGGCCTCAAATTCATCTCCCGTTTCTTTTAGATGCCAGAGAAAAGAGATGCCCAGCAGCTCAGAGTCCACCGAGTGCCTGAACTTAACCCCCAGCCGTTCGTAGTGCCGCCTGAGGGGGAGGAAATTCGTGAGGGTCCCGTTGTGGGCTATCGCTATCCTCCTTTCGCAGCAGCTTGCCTCCAGCGGCTGGGTTTCCGTGAGGGAGCCGGAGGTGGAATACCTGACGTGGGCTATTGCCATTCCTGATTTCAGCTTCGCCACCTCGCCGTTCCTGAAGACCTCCAAAACGAGCCCCCTACCAGCTATCGTTTTTATCCTGTGCTTCCAGACGCTTATCCCCGCGCTCTCCTGTCCCCTGTGCTGCAGGGCTATGAGTGCGTAGTAGGCTTTCCTGGGCGCGTTCTCAGCAACGGCCGCAAAGACTCCGCACTTCTCCCTCATGAGGAACCCCGCCAGTTTTTGACGTGAATATGTTAATAAATATATGTTCTTGCGCAATGTTTTAGCCTCTTGTGTTTAAAAACTTTGCCCATTGATTGACATTTTAATGCTTAAACAAGCCTTAAATATGGAGAAATTTTACATAAAAATGGTGAAGTCCATGGAGGTTTACGAAGGTAAGGCCAAGAAGGTAATTCCCCTCGACGAGGGGAAGGCCATCATGGAGTTCAAGGACGATGCAACAGCCTTCGATGGTAGGAAGAAGGGCCAGTTTGGGGGCAAGGGCTGGCTCAACGCCCAGATAAGTGCGGTTCTCTTCAAAGTTCTTGAGGAGAGGGGTGTTAAGACGCACTTCATAGGGGTTGCCGGCGACAACAGGCTCATCGTTGAGAGGCTCAAGATGTATCCCCTTGAGATAGTGGTCAGGAACGTCGTCGCCGGCAGTTTGAGGAAGCGCCTCCCCCTTGAGGAGGGAACTGAATTGACGGAGCCGATAGTCGAGCTCTACTACAAGGACGACGGCCTCGGCGATCCTATGATAAACCACCATCACGCAAAGATCCTCGGGATAAGCGAGGATGAGATAAGGGGGATGGAGCGCATAGCCCTCAAGGTGAACGAGATCCTCAAGGAGTACTTCGCCGAGCGCGGGATAATCCTCGTTGATTTCAAGCTTGAGTTCGGAAAGAACGAGAGGGGCGAGATAATCCTCGGCGACGAGATAAGCCCCGACACCTGCCGCTTCTGGGACGCTGAGACAAAGAAGAGCCTCGACAAGGATGTCTTCAGGTTTGATAAAGGCGACCTCGTTAAAGCTTACGAGGAGCTCTACGAGCGCCTCACGGGCAGTTCGCTCTCATAGGTTATGAGAACCGTGTAGCAGCCCTTTTCATCTTCCTCTATCACTATTTTCCTCAGCCGGATTCCGTATTCGCTTACGGCCTTTTCAACCAGCTCCGGCAGGTTTTCAAGGAACGCCTTCCTCTTTACCGTGAGCTCCATGCGACCACCGAGAAAAGTTTGGGGAGGAGCTTAAAGTCTTACCCCGTAGTTCTTTACCGTTATCCATGGCCTTTCCATGACTGCACCGAGCTCGAAGCTCTTGAAGTGTTTGTTGAGGACTTCCAAAGCCGCTCCCT carries:
- the fdhF gene encoding formate dehydrogenase subunit alpha, with the translated sequence MFIGGSVSEPKTVVCPYCGFGCRLLVDPKTMRVKPYQGEPNRGKLCPKGLHATEFVLSRDRLGRPLKREGSKIRPISWGQAIEEIAGKLLEIRELYGPDAVAFIASSKVSNEENYLLQKIARLFGTNNIDNCARLCHEASVHALKMTVGAGAQTSPYKDLERFGVILLWGYNPAETHPVVMDYILKARRKGAKIIVVDVRETRTMAFADYKLIIRPGTDIALANAVMNVIIREELYDEEFIKTRTAGFSEVRMAVMKYTPEYAEKVTGIPAETIREVARTFALAGSGAIMWGMGLTQHVSGVENVIAVIDIALLLGYIGEKGGLYPMRGQNNVQGAAYMGALSEFLPGYVPLTDERFRKRVAKIWGVEDLPTERGLYLTELWDAIKSNDIKALYIVGENPAVSEADFLRVRDALRELDLLVVQDVFMSRTARYAHYVLPASAFCEKSGSYMNSERRIQWSHKICEPMGDSKPDWEILTMLGRALGLPGFNYSSVEEITGEYFRLFPSLEERSVEELKNPEGIFLPKKRLHTWEFSTPDGKARFIAVEQVQPWERPDYEYPFILTTIRLISHYNTGEMTLRSPSLVRLMGEPRALINRSDAERLGIHDGDWVEIETRRGKIRMRAKLGGIPSGVVAVPFHFKANKITSPALNKAGTPELKFSACRVRKLRSGKPTPDTPR
- the purF gene encoding amidophosphoribosyltransferase, coding for MREKCGVFAAVAENAPRKAYYALIALQHRGQESAGISVWKHRIKTIAGRGLVLEVFRNGEVAKLKSGMAIAHVRYSTSGSLTETQPLEASCCERRIAIAHNGTLTNFLPLRRHYERLGVKFRHSVDSELLGISFLWHLKETGDEFEAMKALFGEVKGAYSVAFLFDGKILVARDPVGFRPLSYGSRNGHYFASEDSALRLFVDDVRNVKPGEVFLLSEDEIESRVVATGEHRGCVFEYIYFARPDSTIDGVNVYTARVRMGEELARESPANGDVVIAVPDSGRASALGFSRVSGIPYSEGLIKNRYIGRTFIIPGQFYRELKVKLKLSPVREVIEGKSVVLVDDSIVRGTTMKRIVAMLRRAGARKVHVRIASPPIRYPCYMGVDIPTRHELIAAFGSVGKVEKAIGADSLAYLSVDGLKKAVGRRDLCLACLTGEYPEWAFRF
- the purC gene encoding phosphoribosylaminoimidazolesuccinocarboxamide synthase, with protein sequence MEVYEGKAKKVIPLDEGKAIMEFKDDATAFDGRKKGQFGGKGWLNAQISAVLFKVLEERGVKTHFIGVAGDNRLIVERLKMYPLEIVVRNVVAGSLRKRLPLEEGTELTEPIVELYYKDDGLGDPMINHHHAKILGISEDEIRGMERIALKVNEILKEYFAERGIILVDFKLEFGKNERGEIILGDEISPDTCRFWDAETKKSLDKDVFRFDKGDLVKAYEELYERLTGSSLS